Below is a genomic region from Dioscorea cayenensis subsp. rotundata cultivar TDr96_F1 unplaced genomic scaffold, TDr96_F1_v2_PseudoChromosome.rev07_lg8_w22 25.fasta BLBR01001737.1, whole genome shotgun sequence.
CTCGGCGATCGCGAGGTGTCTCAAACAGCCATCATTTGATCGACCAGTAACATGCCAAACCATATCAGCTGCAGTCTTAGAAGACATGAAAATCCTCTGCAAGCGCGGTATTAGAGGAAAATACCGTAAAACCTTTGCAGGTCTCTTATTAACgatatcaccatcatcatccaaAGATTGTTTGGGATCATTCGACACCCAGCGGGAATGCCCACACACATGACAAGATTGTTGATGTTCATTAAGATCCCAATATAGCATGCAGTCATTAGGGCAACTATGAATTTTGTCATACCCAAGACCCAAATCCTTGATGACCTTCTTGGAATCATGACTACTTCTAGGAATAGCAGCTGAGGGAAAGAATTCTTTTAGAAATTCAATCAATAGATCGAGCCCTTTTCCAGTCATCCCACACATGCATTTAAGATGAAACAGGCGAATGCAGAAGTACAATCTAGAATGCTTGGATCCCTCATAaagtttttcattcatttctatCAGCAACTTGTAAAACTTTGCAGCTTCCGGTGATGGTTCATCATCTACCCCCCTGTCAGTGCCATCCCCAACATTCACTTCAACATCAGTATTACATATATTAGGACCCGAAGTCTCTTGATCAACTTGATGCATATTAAAAGCATCCCTTAACAATTCATCCATGCCATCTTTCCTAACTTGAGGGGTTATGTTATGAGAATTTAAAATTGAAGCATCTGTGACAGTTGTTGATATATTAGTAGTGTGTGATGGAACACGTTCTCCATGGAAAAACCAACATGTGTATCCTTGTAGAATTCCATCACATATTAAATGTTCAAGCACTGCTTCACGGGTTCGCCAATGAATATTTACGCACTTTATGCAAGGGCATACAATCATACCATCTTGGCTTGCATTATCGAATGCAAACTTAAGAAATTCTTCCACTCCATGTTCATATTCTTGGCTCAACCTTGACTTATacatccaactcttatccatttctgcttaatatataaaacataataataaattgaaacTATTCAAttgataacatatatatatcaacttcatttggtattttaaccaaaaacaaataaattcgtAAATAGGTAATCAGAATGTATATACATAGACATTAACCCATAACCAAGGTGTAATAGctacaaaataagataataattcaACCACTAATCAGAGACTACTCCAAATATGTATTTGGACTttgaaaaaaaacctaaataaatttaaatcacTCAAACATTTATGCAATtatcttttcaaataatttaggTATGCAAAGATTGCAAGGTTACTACAGTACATACTTTGTGCTTGTAAATTATGTTAAcatcaaaacaaattaaaatcataaagtACCTCCTCAACCTCTAGATCAAATGATCTTTTCTTCAAATGAGAGTGAGGCGGGCTCAAGTGTAGGTCCTAGGAGATCTTTCGTATTCCTTAAAATCACACAAAATCCTCAtcaaaaaccaaacacaaaaccaTCCAACAATAACTGAATACCCAAACAAGAAACAATACCTGTCTAAGCAAACAACACTTGTCTAAGCAAACAACAATCATGCAGCTGATTCACGCAAATCTTCATCTATAACGAGCATCAAATGGTATAACGATATCTCTAGGAAGCAATACCTGTCCAAGCAAACAAATAGCAATGCATTAGAACactcattttcattaaaaagataaacatttaCTAGAAATAGAGTCAAAAAGGAATTCATGGACATTTCAAGCATAGTGAGACAAAAAGTGAGATAAATCTAACATAAAGATTCCATACAATAGCCATCAAATATTGAATATTGAAAAGCAGGACAAGAATTGAAGCATTACACATAAGATAAATCTAACAAAAGCACCATCATGTCGTCTTCAAGCACATTTTAAAAAGCAGGATAGGAAtagaaagtatatatattatactagcCCAAAAATTGAAGCATTACACATAAGAATAAGTTGATGTCAAGAAAACATGAGGTGTAAAAGTTTACTTGTCAAGCTTAAAAGGGACTAGGATGAGCCTCCTTCGAGATGATACAcactggtatatatatatatatatgatgttcaTGGCATAATATGCATATAGTTTGATATTCATATTGTGGCTGACATTCTCATCATTAGTAAGCAGGCATATACATTCATACACAtagcttgttttattttaatcctTTAAGTCCATGATTATGGCATCAAAAGTGCAGAACAATAAATTTTGAGATCTCCTCATACTTGTGTTGTCTGATGCAAACACGATCAGATATATGAAATTATGAACTAAACCAATCTTTGGACACACtgtaattcataaaaaaaaatatagacacTTGTGTGAATTTTCTTTAGTTCAGGTTCACTCAAACACCAACATATATGCATCTTAGTGTGGTGGaaagaaaatcaacaacatATATCCTCACCAGATAGAACTTCAGATTGTTAAGGAGATCCGCCACAGCCTCCTCCACATCAAAACCGTCCTTGAG
It encodes:
- the LOC120256938 gene encoding uncharacterized protein LOC120256938, whose amino-acid sequence is MDKSWMYKSRLSQEYEHGVEEFLKFAFDNASQDGMIVCPCIKCVNIHWRTREAVLEHLICDGILQGYTCWFFHGERVPSHTTNISTTVTDASILNSHNITPQVRKDGMDELLRDAFNMHQVDQETSGPNICNTDVEVNVGDGTDRGVDDEPSPEAAKFYKLLIEMNEKLYEGSKHSRLYFCIRLFHLKCMCGMTGKGLDLLIEFLKEFFPSAAIPRSSHDSKKVIKDLGLGYDKIHSCPNDCMLYWDLNEHQQSCHVCGHSRWVSNDPKQSLDDDGDIVNKRPAKVLRYFPLIPRLQRIFMSSKTAADMVWHVTGRSNDGCLRHLAIAEAWKSFDARYPDFCFEPRENVRAWSFFRWI